In Enterobacter cloacae, the following are encoded in one genomic region:
- a CDS encoding ribose ABC transporter permease — protein sequence MTNPTHPQQVAKSTSAKKVLMSDLMQTVGILPILILIVAVFGFIAPNFFTESNLLNITRQASINIVLAAGMTFIILTGGIDLSVGSILGTTAVAAMVVSLIPEFAMLSIPAALMLGLVLGLFNGALVAFAGLPPFIVTLGTYTALRGAAYLLADGTTVINSNINFEWIGNNYLGPVPWLVVIALAVIALCWFILRRTTLGVHIYAVGGNMQAARLTGIKVWLVLLFVYGMSGLLSGLGGVMSASRLYSANGNLGMGYELDAIAAVILGGTSFVGGIGTITGTLVGALIIATLNNGMTLMGVSYFWQLVIKGAVIIIAVLIDKYRTRHHQSA from the coding sequence ATGACAAACCCAACCCATCCGCAGCAGGTAGCGAAATCGACCTCCGCCAAAAAAGTGCTGATGAGCGATCTGATGCAAACGGTCGGTATTTTGCCAATTCTTATCCTGATCGTGGCGGTATTTGGCTTTATTGCCCCCAACTTTTTTACCGAGAGCAACCTGCTCAACATCACCCGTCAGGCGTCGATCAACATCGTGCTGGCGGCAGGGATGACCTTCATCATTCTGACCGGTGGGATTGACCTCTCCGTCGGCTCGATTCTGGGTACCACGGCGGTGGCGGCAATGGTCGTATCGCTGATACCCGAATTCGCCATGCTCTCCATTCCGGCGGCGCTGATGCTCGGCCTGGTGCTGGGGCTGTTCAACGGCGCGCTGGTGGCCTTTGCCGGACTGCCGCCGTTTATCGTCACGCTCGGTACCTATACCGCCCTGCGCGGTGCGGCGTACCTGCTGGCAGACGGCACAACGGTGATTAACTCGAACATCAACTTCGAGTGGATAGGCAATAACTATCTCGGCCCGGTTCCGTGGCTGGTGGTCATTGCTCTGGCGGTCATTGCGCTGTGCTGGTTCATCCTGCGCCGCACCACGCTGGGTGTGCACATCTACGCGGTGGGCGGCAACATGCAGGCGGCACGCTTAACAGGTATCAAGGTCTGGCTGGTACTGCTGTTCGTGTACGGCATGAGCGGCCTGCTCTCGGGCTTAGGCGGGGTGATGAGCGCGTCACGACTCTACAGTGCCAACGGCAACCTGGGCATGGGCTACGAACTGGATGCCATTGCGGCGGTGATCCTCGGCGGTACCAGCTTTGTCGGCGGGATCGGCACGATCACCGGCACGCTGGTAGGCGCATTGATCATCGCTACCCTTAACAACGGCATGACGCTGATGGGCGTCTCTTACTTCTGGCAACTGGTGATCAAAGGGGCGGTGATCATCATTGCGGTGCTGATCGACAAATACCGTACCCGACACCATCAAAGTGCATAA